One part of the Nitrospirota bacterium genome encodes these proteins:
- a CDS encoding (Fe-S)-binding protein, whose amino-acid sequence MSKEDFPDLSRCTLCGNCKASCPTYEDGLTEGMSARGRLKLVKGLMSGELEPSHLLSERLYSCILCGACSSVCPLGINIPELIHHGRLLLKKDDKRRRILRYLLKVSTTWPDLTFKVISTVQDFIMPFLSRRKIIPFSPEIPAQPFHAIEQVHKKKKKKGRVAIFTGCSVNYLFPHLGESLINVLQSLGYEVVLPKDEVCCGAPLRALGMEQEASELARKNHRVFSRLKVDAILSLCPTCTLTLKHEYVSLIGKGLDKATDISVFLQDKLERVEAIDRTVTYHDPCHLQHGLGVRKEPRDIITRAGLGLIEPAAQGCCGFGGTFCLSYRKMSENLLYRQSANIMATKAATVVTSCPGCMLQLGRTITDRPVIHLIELIEEAYCLRMLYQEPVLARKS is encoded by the coding sequence ATGAGTAAAGAAGACTTTCCTGACCTTTCGCGATGCACCCTCTGCGGAAACTGCAAGGCCTCCTGTCCGACCTATGAAGACGGCCTGACAGAGGGCATGAGTGCGCGTGGACGACTCAAGCTGGTAAAGGGCCTTATGAGCGGAGAACTGGAACCATCGCATCTTCTGAGTGAGCGCCTGTACAGCTGTATCCTCTGCGGTGCATGTTCGAGCGTCTGCCCTCTTGGCATCAATATACCGGAATTGATCCATCACGGCCGGCTCCTGCTCAAAAAAGACGACAAACGAAGAAGAATCCTGCGATATCTGCTGAAAGTTTCGACAACGTGGCCGGATCTGACGTTCAAGGTCATCTCCACAGTCCAGGACTTTATTATGCCTTTTCTCTCAAGACGGAAGATCATACCCTTCAGCCCCGAGATCCCTGCGCAACCTTTTCATGCCATAGAGCAGGTCCATAAAAAAAAAAAAAAAAAGGGCCGTGTAGCGATTTTCACCGGATGCAGTGTCAATTATCTTTTCCCCCATCTCGGCGAATCTCTTATCAATGTCCTGCAATCTCTGGGGTATGAGGTGGTGCTGCCAAAAGACGAGGTATGCTGCGGTGCACCTCTTCGAGCGCTCGGCATGGAGCAGGAGGCTTCGGAGCTCGCGCGGAAAAATCACCGCGTCTTCAGCAGGCTCAAAGTAGATGCGATCCTGAGCCTCTGCCCAACCTGCACGTTGACGCTGAAACATGAATATGTCTCTCTGATCGGCAAGGGCCTTGATAAAGCAACTGACATCTCTGTCTTTCTGCAGGACAAACTCGAGCGGGTTGAAGCTATCGACCGAACCGTAACATATCATGATCCCTGCCATCTGCAGCACGGCCTCGGGGTAAGAAAAGAACCCCGTGATATCATTACCCGGGCCGGTCTCGGCCTTATTGAGCCCGCCGCTCAGGGCTGCTGCGGCTTTGGAGGGACGTTCTGTCTCTCTTACCGGAAGATGTCCGAAAACCTGCTTTACCGGCAGTCGGCAAATATTATGGCGACAAAGGCCGCAACTGTCGTCACGTCATGCCCGGGCTGCATGCTCCAGCTTGGCAGGACGATTACCGACCGGCCGGTTATTCATCTCATAGAGCTGATCGAAGAAGCATATTGTTTACGGATGCTGTACCAGGAACCGGTGCTGGCAAGGAAGTCATAG
- a CDS encoding thioesterase family protein codes for MQETLKEGLVFEFRYAVPDNKTVPDLYPESEEFQLMPKVFATGFMVGLFEWACIRAIKPYMDYPHEQTVGIHVNFSHIAATPPGLPITVKGRLDKVEGRKLSFSIEAHDGTEKISEGTHDRFIIVTEKFNRKVQEKKGK; via the coding sequence ATGCAGGAAACATTAAAAGAGGGACTTGTCTTTGAGTTTAGGTATGCGGTCCCTGATAACAAGACCGTGCCGGATCTCTATCCGGAATCAGAGGAGTTTCAGCTTATGCCAAAGGTCTTTGCTACAGGCTTTATGGTCGGGCTCTTCGAATGGGCCTGTATCAGGGCCATCAAACCGTATATGGACTATCCGCATGAGCAGACAGTCGGGATCCATGTCAATTTCAGCCATATCGCAGCCACGCCTCCGGGGCTGCCAATTACGGTCAAGGGAAGATTGGATAAGGTTGAAGGCCGCAAGTTGTCCTTCAGCATCGAAGCCCATGATGGGACAGAAAAAATATCAGAGGGGACCCACGACAGGTTTATTATTGTTACCGAGAAATTCAACAGGAAGGTCCAGGAGAAAAAAGGGAAGTAA
- a CDS encoding DUF4931 domain-containing protein, translating to MNNRADDAQTTPKLMREIRINPVVPTESVLVATARSMRPKKDEPPAPHDSRPHVDACPFCTGNEGMTPPPVARIPEDGPWQLRIVENKYPILGDDHENPDFGFGLQQAIDGYGRHEVVIDHAFHGIRIHEMDEDHLVLLFSTYRQRMEQLYHSDDRLQYVLIFKNFGPAAGASIAHSHSQIIAMPVVPDNVQAEVTHSRNFYQTSHRCIFCSLIDEALTFEATIYDRESGQIRRKINLGQFVIDRSERFIAIKPFASRYEWEVHILPLRHGADFIDMGPEDCADLARLFKKTMARLNAVLGGVQYNFFIHSLPHGKAFADSIPSFHWHIEICPRTSIPTGFELGSGLFVNTLCPEDAAERLRNVDLGNI from the coding sequence ATGAATAATCGGGCTGACGATGCTCAGACAACTCCGAAGCTTATGCGCGAGATAAGGATCAATCCGGTCGTGCCGACTGAATCGGTGCTGGTGGCCACTGCCCGAAGCATGAGGCCAAAAAAAGATGAGCCCCCTGCACCGCATGACAGCCGCCCGCATGTCGATGCCTGTCCTTTCTGCACAGGCAATGAGGGGATGACGCCTCCGCCTGTTGCCCGGATCCCGGAAGATGGGCCTTGGCAGCTACGCATTGTCGAAAACAAGTATCCGATTCTCGGCGATGATCATGAAAACCCTGATTTTGGTTTTGGTCTGCAGCAGGCAATAGACGGCTACGGCAGACATGAGGTCGTTATCGATCATGCTTTCCACGGCATCCGGATCCATGAAATGGATGAAGACCATCTTGTGCTTCTCTTTTCGACATACCGCCAAAGGATGGAGCAGCTGTATCATTCTGATGACCGATTGCAGTATGTGCTTATATTTAAAAATTTCGGTCCGGCCGCAGGTGCGAGCATTGCGCATTCGCATAGCCAGATCATTGCGATGCCTGTTGTTCCTGACAACGTGCAGGCTGAAGTCACCCATAGCCGGAATTTTTATCAGACATCCCACCGATGCATATTCTGCAGTCTCATTGATGAGGCACTAACGTTCGAGGCGACCATTTACGACAGGGAGTCAGGGCAGATACGGCGCAAAATTAATCTGGGCCAGTTCGTGATCGACCGGAGTGAGAGATTTATTGCGATAAAACCCTTTGCCAGCCGGTATGAGTGGGAGGTGCATATCCTTCCGCTTCGGCATGGCGCAGACTTTATTGATATGGGGCCTGAGGATTGTGCTGATCTTGCCAGGCTGTTTAAAAAGACCATGGCCAGACTCAATGCAGTGCTGGGCGGCGTTCAGTATAACTTCTTCATCCATTCCCTGCCGCACGGCAAGGCATTTGCAGACAGCATCCCTTCGTTTCACTGGCATATCGAAATATGTCCGCGCACCAGTATCCCGACCGGGTTTGAACTGGGCTCAGGGCTCTTTGTCAATACCCTCTGCCCTGAAGATGCGGCCGAGCGGCTGCGAAATGTAGATCTGGGAAATATATAG
- a CDS encoding PilZ domain-containing protein, producing MDNRSALRVEVNGQICGKMILVESLEILDISMTGIRFNCMRRVDMNSPHRIKIEKNDVSVNLRGTIVRAAFKGLQQTEEKSLPVYEVAMHFDQLTDLDKKGLEQLISILCHE from the coding sequence ATGGATAATAGAAGTGCGCTCCGCGTCGAGGTTAACGGGCAGATCTGCGGAAAGATGATCCTCGTGGAGAGCCTCGAAATTCTGGACATCAGCATGACCGGGATCAGGTTCAATTGTATGAGGCGGGTGGACATGAACAGTCCGCACAGGATCAAGATAGAAAAGAACGACGTGTCCGTAAATCTCAGGGGAACCATTGTGAGGGCAGCCTTTAAAGGGCTGCAGCAGACAGAAGAAAAGAGCCTGCCGGTTTACGAAGTTGCAATGCACTTCGACCAGTTGACCGACCTCGACAAGAAAGGCCTCGAACAGCTTATCAGTATTCTCTGCCATGAATGA
- the smc gene encoding chromosome segregation protein SMC: protein MRVEKIELIGFKSFADKTVFSLHPGITCIVGPNGCGKSNIVDAFRWVLGEQSAKSLRGEKMEEVIFNGSSSKKQKGMSEVTLIVSGLSAATPSGNGDNGQSSSDLVSVSRRLYRSGESEYLINKQPCRLKDLKDVFLDTGLDFRSYSILEQGRINAILNSKPLERRFIIEEVAGVMKYKVRKAEALSKLESSRLNLARISDIITEVKKQINILDRLAKKAERYKKLRAELNAIELKIARREYQQITDSLFAINEEYGTLKEKEAVLGAGITEIENRTQTRRINLVEKEKALDLVQQDFQTVQKDIAEITRLISVSGQDIINYEEFHTKFLQQAEEIVQRIAGLTARYSELEANGSRISEEIEAATAMLREKTDAFKTIEQELSEKEEAIEEKRRQIFAIAEKISRTRNEKARHQISFDSLEKKETLAITDSEESRKVLAEVESAIAAAEAEILGRNNEAMLLKEKREIVGQELSSQKAKLENFTRTLGEAREEFASFSSRLDSLKEIVLDKPTRELLALSGNVRLLASVSDVFEVQAEYEKAIESALSEKADSFVVEASEDIEHAIDDLKGKSLDKASFITVAPPPFTLPSQIPSGIVGKALDFVRIKEGYAKVAENLLGNIMVMRDVKAALELRQSTDQFLLVTISGEVIEPSGAVIVGGERGIFRRKREIRELEQLIEEKRAAIEAMNHEMRLVQESIQQKEEEIKSVENALHRFEKELSLARMTVETYFTDKERIGKKLSYLTIELEQIIREKESLKGLMARAEEEAAAQEAEKAGMEQQMQGLQEGISQKKEEIELFRAEVTELRMQTATNREKLEAVRNEMESSIRTREELGRKKDEVGNEIESNQTRISQRRAEIRDHEERLKTRVTEADGLSREIAGRKEEIALENEELFAVDQELKSLRQNASATTARIAELDVARAEHKMRIENIAKNIMTNYEAEISQIELMDVTPEEEEKAVELSSKIQEIGPVNLGTLDEYEELRTRYEFMTKQQDDLNKSIAELEEAITKINGTTRKKLREAFDALRTKFAEVFTTLFGGGRAELVLTDESNILETGIDIIAQPPGKKVQNIHLLSGGEQALTALSLQFASFLIKPTPLCILDEADAPLDESNTERYAKMLQGLSSGTQFIVVTHNRTTMSVAQHLYGITMEEAGVSKVISMQFAEV, encoded by the coding sequence ATGCGCGTCGAAAAAATCGAACTCATAGGCTTCAAATCCTTTGCGGACAAAACCGTGTTCAGCCTGCACCCGGGCATAACCTGTATTGTCGGCCCCAATGGCTGCGGCAAGAGCAACATTGTCGACGCCTTTCGTTGGGTACTGGGCGAACAGAGCGCAAAAAGCCTCAGGGGCGAGAAGATGGAAGAGGTCATCTTCAACGGTTCTTCTTCAAAAAAGCAGAAGGGTATGTCAGAGGTGACGCTGATTGTGTCCGGCCTCAGCGCAGCGACTCCTTCAGGCAACGGAGATAATGGACAGTCGTCTTCTGATCTGGTCTCCGTCTCCCGCAGACTCTACCGCTCAGGTGAGAGCGAATACCTGATCAACAAGCAGCCCTGCAGGTTGAAAGACCTCAAGGATGTCTTCCTCGACACCGGCCTTGACTTCAGGAGTTACTCCATTTTGGAACAGGGAAGGATCAACGCAATCCTGAACTCCAAGCCGCTTGAAAGAAGGTTCATCATCGAGGAAGTTGCCGGGGTCATGAAATACAAGGTGAGGAAGGCAGAGGCGCTTTCGAAGCTCGAATCCTCCCGCCTGAATCTTGCCAGGATCAGCGACATCATCACAGAGGTGAAGAAGCAGATCAATATCCTCGACCGGCTTGCAAAAAAGGCTGAGAGGTACAAGAAACTCAGGGCAGAACTCAATGCGATCGAACTGAAGATCGCCCGCAGAGAATACCAGCAGATAACCGACTCCCTGTTTGCAATAAACGAGGAATACGGCACGCTTAAAGAGAAGGAAGCAGTTCTGGGTGCCGGTATAACAGAGATAGAGAACAGGACACAGACAAGGCGGATCAACCTTGTCGAAAAAGAGAAGGCCCTTGACCTTGTCCAGCAGGACTTTCAGACAGTTCAGAAAGATATTGCAGAGATCACCCGGCTCATCTCGGTGAGCGGGCAGGACATTATCAATTATGAGGAGTTCCATACAAAGTTTCTCCAGCAGGCAGAAGAGATTGTACAGAGGATAGCAGGATTGACCGCCCGGTACAGTGAGCTTGAGGCCAACGGTTCACGGATCTCTGAGGAGATCGAGGCTGCCACGGCAATGCTCAGGGAAAAGACCGACGCCTTCAAAACGATAGAACAGGAACTCTCTGAAAAAGAAGAAGCAATAGAGGAAAAGAGACGCCAGATTTTCGCTATAGCAGAGAAGATCAGCAGGACCAGAAACGAGAAAGCCCGGCATCAGATCTCTTTTGATTCTCTTGAAAAGAAAGAGACTCTGGCGATCACTGACTCGGAAGAGTCCCGCAAGGTGCTTGCCGAGGTGGAATCGGCGATCGCTGCGGCAGAAGCAGAGATCCTCGGCAGAAACAACGAGGCAATGCTGCTGAAAGAAAAGAGAGAAATTGTCGGTCAGGAACTCTCCTCGCAGAAGGCAAAGCTCGAGAACTTCACCAGAACGCTTGGCGAAGCACGGGAAGAGTTTGCCTCTTTCTCCTCGAGGCTGGATTCGCTCAAGGAGATCGTGCTCGATAAACCGACGAGAGAACTGCTTGCCTTAAGCGGCAATGTGCGGCTCCTCGCTTCTGTCTCTGATGTCTTCGAGGTCCAGGCCGAATATGAGAAGGCAATCGAAAGCGCCCTGTCTGAAAAGGCCGATTCATTCGTTGTTGAGGCCTCTGAAGACATTGAACATGCGATCGATGACCTGAAGGGAAAATCTCTTGACAAGGCATCCTTTATCACTGTGGCGCCGCCGCCTTTTACCCTGCCGTCACAGATCCCATCCGGCATTGTCGGCAAGGCGCTGGACTTTGTCCGCATTAAGGAGGGTTACGCCAAAGTCGCCGAAAACCTGCTCGGCAACATTATGGTCATGCGCGATGTGAAGGCTGCGCTTGAGCTCCGGCAGAGCACTGACCAATTCCTCCTGGTGACGATCTCCGGCGAGGTGATAGAACCCTCAGGTGCGGTTATCGTCGGGGGAGAAAGAGGCATCTTCCGCAGAAAACGCGAGATCCGGGAATTGGAACAGCTGATAGAAGAAAAGAGAGCTGCCATCGAGGCGATGAACCATGAGATGCGGCTTGTCCAGGAGTCTATACAACAGAAAGAAGAAGAGATAAAATCTGTTGAGAACGCCCTTCATCGCTTTGAAAAAGAGCTCTCGCTTGCGCGCATGACGGTTGAGACCTATTTTACCGATAAAGAGCGGATCGGCAAAAAGCTTTCCTATCTTACGATTGAATTAGAGCAGATCATCCGAGAAAAGGAATCCCTGAAGGGGCTCATGGCCCGTGCCGAGGAAGAGGCTGCGGCCCAGGAAGCAGAGAAGGCCGGCATGGAGCAGCAGATGCAGGGGCTTCAGGAAGGCATATCGCAGAAGAAAGAGGAAATAGAGCTGTTCAGGGCAGAGGTCACGGAACTGCGGATGCAGACCGCAACAAACCGTGAAAAGCTTGAAGCTGTCAGAAACGAGATGGAGTCATCCATCAGGACCCGGGAAGAACTCGGCAGAAAAAAAGACGAGGTCGGAAACGAGATCGAGTCAAATCAGACGAGGATATCCCAGAGAAGGGCCGAGATCAGGGATCATGAGGAACGACTGAAGACACGGGTCACTGAAGCAGACGGCCTTAGCCGGGAGATCGCCGGGCGGAAAGAGGAGATTGCCCTTGAAAATGAAGAGCTCTTTGCTGTTGACCAGGAACTCAAATCTCTGAGGCAGAATGCTTCCGCAACCACGGCCAGAATTGCTGAACTGGATGTTGCCCGTGCAGAGCACAAAATGCGCATAGAGAACATTGCCAAAAATATTATGACGAATTATGAGGCAGAGATCAGCCAGATCGAACTCATGGACGTGACCCCGGAAGAAGAGGAGAAGGCTGTTGAACTGAGCAGCAAGATCCAGGAGATCGGGCCGGTGAATCTGGGGACCCTTGATGAGTATGAGGAGCTTCGCACGCGCTATGAGTTCATGACAAAACAGCAGGACGACCTGAACAAATCCATTGCCGAGCTTGAAGAGGCAATAACAAAAATTAACGGCACCACGCGGAAGAAGCTGAGAGAAGCTTTTGATGCGCTCAGAACAAAATTCGCCGAAGTCTTTACAACGCTTTTCGGCGGCGGACGGGCAGAGCTTGTTCTTACGGATGAGAGCAATATCCTCGAGACCGGTATTGACATCATAGCCCAGCCTCCGGGAAAGAAAGTGCAGAACATTCACCTTCTTTCAGGCGGGGAACAGGCCCTCACTGCACTGTCGCTGCAGTTCGCAAGCTTCCTTATCAAGCCAACGCCTCTTTGCATACTGGACGAAGCAGACGCGCCTCTTGATGAGTCGAACACCGAGCGGTATGCAAAGATGCTTCAGGGCCTTTCATCGGGAACACAGTTCATTGTTGTTACGCACAACCGGACCACCATGAGTGTTGCCCAGCATCTTTATGGTATAACCATGGAGGAAGCAGGAGTTTCAAAGGTAATCTCAATGCAATTTGCCGAGGTCTGA
- the larE gene encoding ATP-dependent sacrificial sulfur transferase LarE, producing the protein MLDQKLGHLISRLKDAPSALLAFSGGVDSSFLLRALKISGIPFLAITGKSETVPEKDLEQALSFALQEGVQHRIIMTGELQNESFLNNPPDRCFYCKQDLFQRMRQIAEEERYAAVFDGSNAEDLKDFRPGRKAAQLYGVQSPLAEAGLSKDEIRLLSRKLGINVWNRPSSPCLSSRFPYGQRITLPLLRRVEQAEDFLKSIGLEIVRVRIHHDVARIELPEHEMALLLDNRQAVAMKLRSFGFNYVSLDLEGFRSGSLNRVLPQYTGKD; encoded by the coding sequence ATCCTCGACCAAAAATTAGGGCACCTCATTTCCAGATTGAAAGATGCACCGTCTGCGCTGCTCGCTTTTTCAGGAGGCGTTGACAGTTCCTTTCTGCTCAGGGCATTGAAGATCTCAGGCATCCCGTTTCTTGCAATAACCGGAAAATCGGAAACAGTCCCTGAAAAGGATCTGGAGCAGGCTCTCTCCTTTGCACTGCAGGAAGGTGTTCAGCACCGGATAATCATGACCGGAGAGCTGCAGAACGAATCCTTTCTGAATAACCCGCCAGACCGCTGCTTCTACTGTAAGCAGGACCTCTTTCAAAGAATGAGACAGATTGCAGAAGAAGAACGCTATGCTGCTGTTTTCGATGGAAGTAATGCAGAGGACCTGAAGGATTTCAGGCCGGGAAGAAAAGCTGCTCAGCTGTATGGTGTGCAGAGCCCGCTTGCAGAGGCAGGACTTTCGAAAGACGAGATAAGGCTGCTTTCAAGAAAATTGGGGATCAATGTCTGGAACAGACCTTCTTCTCCCTGCCTCTCTTCGCGTTTCCCCTATGGGCAGCGGATAACCCTGCCCCTCCTTCGCCGGGTTGAGCAGGCAGAAGATTTCCTGAAATCAATTGGCCTCGAAATCGTACGCGTAAGAATCCATCATGATGTCGCCCGCATCGAACTGCCTGAGCATGAAATGGCCCTTTTACTCGATAACCGGCAGGCTGTGGCCATGAAGCTCAGGTCTTTTGGGTTTAACTATGTTTCCCTTGATCTTGAGGGCTTCCGAAGCGGAAGCCTGAACCGCGTTCTGCCGCAGTATACCGGGAAAGACTGA
- a CDS encoding LysR family transcriptional regulator, whose amino-acid sequence MEWQQIIGFYQLVKQGSFTRAADASFRTQSALSQQIRKLEDEFKCQLINRISRKKFTLTPAGERVYKFAVTVIGEHSRLSDDISAIRGLPRGKLIMAAPFTTLYHLFPEQFKSFLQTYPFVELTILDRTQTEALEMVKTGDIDIAIALESQVPTGLDKKRWRQVDIVLVVPDKHPLLKVKGVTLADIARHPLILPPRSIESRRFIEQLFEKEGIEYRVIMESGNVELSSRYVEAGIGISFASIVSGLNPLQGRKIRFLPLTAYFGTDYLAVVSRKGKTLSSYAEDFIARILKDNKP is encoded by the coding sequence ATGGAATGGCAGCAGATCATAGGCTTTTATCAATTGGTGAAACAGGGAAGTTTCACGCGGGCGGCTGACGCCTCATTCAGAACCCAATCAGCCCTGAGTCAGCAGATCAGGAAGCTTGAGGACGAGTTCAAATGCCAGCTGATAAACCGCATCAGCAGGAAGAAATTCACCCTGACGCCGGCCGGCGAGAGGGTTTATAAATTTGCCGTAACGGTAATAGGCGAACATTCCAGGCTCTCTGACGATATCTCGGCAATCAGGGGACTGCCTCGCGGCAAACTGATAATGGCAGCCCCCTTTACCACGCTTTATCACCTCTTCCCCGAACAGTTCAAGTCATTTTTGCAAACATATCCGTTTGTAGAGCTCACCATTTTGGACAGGACCCAGACTGAGGCGCTTGAGATGGTAAAAACAGGAGATATTGATATTGCCATTGCTCTGGAATCTCAGGTGCCAACGGGGCTGGACAAAAAAAGATGGAGACAGGTGGATATCGTGCTGGTAGTTCCTGATAAGCATCCTCTGCTGAAAGTTAAAGGAGTAACCCTTGCAGATATTGCCAGACATCCCCTTATCCTGCCGCCCAGAAGCATCGAAAGCCGAAGATTCATTGAGCAACTCTTCGAAAAGGAAGGCATCGAGTACCGGGTAATTATGGAGTCAGGAAATGTTGAACTGAGCTCCCGCTATGTTGAGGCAGGTATCGGAATATCCTTTGCCAGTATTGTGAGCGGCCTGAACCCGCTTCAAGGCAGAAAAATCAGGTTTCTGCCCCTGACTGCCTATTTCGGGACTGACTATCTTGCCGTGGTTTCAAGAAAGGGGAAAACGCTGTCTTCATATGCAGAGGACTTTATTGCACGCATTCTAAAGGATAACAAACCGTAA
- a CDS encoding Rne/Rng family ribonuclease: MGNEILINITHGETRVALLESGQVIEFYVERRRDTSFVGNIYKGKVVKILPGMQSAFVDIGLEKAAFLYVADIQTEADEYAPMFEEKDSSIDLFPRRSRAETPIDEVLQDGQELLVQVSKDPIGSKGARATSYITLPGRYLVLMPNVEHVGISRRIMSEEERARLNAIVDRIKPEGYGLIIRTASEGSPEEDLKKDLEFLVLLWENLQRKKDRVPARGLLYSDLDLVIRSIRDLMSQEVERLIIDSREEYTRVIEFVKTYFPKLLNKIELYEEAEPIFDAFGIELDISRALGRRVWLKSGGYIVVDQTEAMTVIDVNTGKFVGKEGLEDTILKTNLEAVKEIAYQIRLRNLGGIIIIDFIDMDNIENRDKLFNAFSEAMKKDRAKNTILHVSELGLIQMTRKRVRESLGRTLCATCPYCEGKGFIKSPDTLSYEILRTIKKMARHGSTKIIITAHPLVAELLSDEEMLGIEEVEKQYGAKVIIRPDSKMHQENYEVSSL; encoded by the coding sequence GTGGGCAATGAAATTCTGATCAATATAACACACGGCGAGACACGGGTCGCCCTATTGGAGAGCGGTCAGGTGATCGAGTTCTATGTCGAGCGCAGGCGCGATACGAGCTTTGTCGGCAATATCTATAAGGGAAAAGTTGTCAAGATCCTCCCCGGCATGCAGTCAGCTTTCGTTGACATCGGTCTTGAAAAGGCCGCTTTTCTTTATGTGGCTGATATCCAGACAGAGGCAGACGAATATGCCCCCATGTTTGAGGAGAAGGATTCCTCAATAGATCTTTTTCCCAGAAGGTCCCGTGCCGAGACGCCGATTGATGAAGTGCTCCAGGACGGCCAGGAGCTTCTGGTCCAGGTTTCGAAAGACCCGATCGGAAGCAAAGGTGCGCGGGCAACATCCTATATAACGCTGCCCGGAAGATATCTGGTGCTGATGCCGAATGTTGAACATGTCGGCATCTCCCGAAGGATCATGAGCGAAGAAGAACGTGCCAGGCTCAATGCGATCGTTGATCGTATTAAGCCTGAAGGCTACGGCCTTATCATCCGCACCGCAAGCGAGGGCTCCCCGGAGGAAGACCTGAAAAAAGACCTCGAATTCCTCGTGCTGCTCTGGGAAAACCTCCAGCGGAAAAAGGATCGCGTTCCTGCCCGCGGACTGCTCTATAGCGACCTTGATCTGGTGATCAGGTCGATCCGTGACCTCATGAGCCAGGAAGTTGAACGCCTTATCATAGATTCCCGTGAGGAATATACCCGGGTGATCGAGTTTGTAAAGACCTATTTCCCCAAATTGCTCAACAAGATTGAACTCTATGAAGAAGCAGAGCCGATCTTTGATGCCTTCGGGATTGAACTGGATATCTCGCGTGCCCTTGGGCGCAGGGTCTGGCTGAAATCAGGCGGCTATATTGTGGTTGACCAGACAGAAGCAATGACCGTCATCGATGTTAACACCGGCAAATTCGTCGGCAAGGAAGGACTCGAAGATACGATCCTGAAGACGAATCTCGAGGCGGTGAAAGAGATCGCTTATCAGATCAGGCTCAGGAACCTTGGCGGCATCATCATTATAGACTTTATTGACATGGACAATATCGAAAACAGGGATAAGCTCTTCAATGCCTTCTCTGAAGCGATGAAAAAGGACCGCGCAAAAAATACGATCCTGCATGTTTCGGAGCTCGGCCTGATCCAGATGACCAGGAAGCGTGTGAGGGAAAGCCTGGGACGGACGCTCTGCGCCACCTGCCCTTACTGCGAAGGCAAGGGGTTCATAAAATCTCCCGATACACTCTCCTACGAGATCCTGCGCACCATAAAAAAAATGGCACGCCACGGCAGCACCAAGATCATCATTACAGCCCATCCGCTCGTAGCTGAACTGCTCTCTGATGAAGAGATGCTCGGCATCGAGGAGGTCGAAAAACAGTACGGGGCAAAGGTGATCATCAGGCCTGACAGCAAGATGCACCAGGAAAACTACGAGGTCAGCTCACTGTGA